Proteins encoded in a region of the Tribolium castaneum strain GA2 chromosome 7, icTriCast1.1, whole genome shotgun sequence genome:
- the Cad99C gene encoding cadherin-99C produces the protein MTTQRLIFALLACCSVRMVLAGLCEVDSGQSNIILDIEESRGKSISQETVPAELPIVGEPNVDIFLDLAFPKGPALFFLNGKKLQLLAPLDRDENSLSHIVFQLICTIKSTHKKRTVPVIVRLSDINDNAPEFVNTPYETSISELTPVGTTIFQDILAKDKDAGVNGLVEYSIVKGENLAHEDDDRIHSEDGFGYFAINLPHQGQVTVNRTLDFEKTQRYYVTVVATDRAHDDTQRLSSTTTLVVNIKDDDDQNPSFIYKGCMLLDGTCINPEYSASVSSGVLHGILNISPEKIQAVDMDTINSPIHYSFVSGTPESYSEYFQIDSETGAVRQIKAVDTSTTKQFNIIIKAQEISEAKRSTTAKLFITVKPVDANPPEIELSSTEGYVNENSPIGEKVLDSEGVPLLISVTDKDFGPNDPKPSYTFELTTPFFTIDKMGYLLVNENNLDRDPPNPGRFKFQIVAREKGGTAASAPMSVTVHLNDVNDNAPMLPIIAPVGVPAGDVKRQVATIKATDNDEGDNALVTYSIYHVSNNGNNKFRIDPNTGVLETVGKLNAGDQYSLTVQATDKGGLYSQAIVEVTISPGPNTQSPIFEQSVYEIEVSEGATINSTVATITAMDPENDPVTYSIVSGNDLRQFSIGAKSGVITVIRKLDREDLTRYKLIIKAEDAGKLSSTATVNIKVTDINDKNPEFVGDPYNFSVKEGLNSTSVGFVKATDADEGINALVTYSIPSGLPFDIDNETGEIRTNRALDYETQKNYQFVVTAKDGAPDPRLATATVSISVIDIEDELPIFTKSLYTASVPENIPDYFITDVKAEDPDTIKKITYVIHQGPTDLFRIDENSGAVYTIRGLDYEKDSQHVLTIGTLENMSNEEGSTTKVIINVEDRNDIPPVFTIIPHPITLDDDVAIGTPVTNLVATDSDGTAPGNKVRYEIIGRGKATKYFQIDSDTGILKVTNDLKKEIDTEYQVDVRAYDLGEPQLSSVITLDIYIQHVATVAPEVGLKFADTSYHVQVPENATSGTKVKTLTIVNSRTHGGNIPLKCLIISGNEQRKFIVNVTEDRNCALYLNGTIDFETDESYQLEVQIMSLQGFINKEFSITLVTINVVDVNDNVPYFIFPSGGTHKYHAAITDNSPLSTTVTQIKADDKDSGKYGKLEFSLDKTEYFTIDSSTGIVKTRKTFDDVDNSELPFKLIVKTRDNPNATEYNEIKAPFIVNLITKDNRLVLVIGDAKPDIVQKKLPLIIDIMQEQTGLIVGVEKLATREFIGTNGTLETDPSGTDVWFYVIDPTTEKILPRNSTLVKRAIFDKQAMDNITFDITGQIQNTAFHIHEPLVLQKIKSASIASFNGEVFPYALIIIACIIFVLGIVGIIYICVSWSRYKSYKDQMQRQYVVPASPTRYDTVYVEPNLKEYETQVLQMCVPVDEQDDYNDLHLDFSNKNHAFSLDNVSYISKDNNLKKYGGQSPVSSESATTVRASSVGEGHVLKYRSDDDEMNASPSNDNVMFKEKKDYSHLGFSYDHSPVETTTEL, from the exons ATGACGACCCAACGCCTGATTTTTGCACTCCTGGCTTGTTGCAGCGTTCGGATGGTACTTGCAG GGTTGTGTGAAGTGGACTCGGGTCAATCGAACATAATCCTGGACATTGAAGAAAGTCGCGGAAAAT CAATTAGCCAAGAGACCGTTCCTGCAGAGTTACCAATTGTTGGCGAGCCAAATGTCGATATTTTCCTCGATTTGGCGTTTCCCAAAGGGCCTGCGCTTTTTTTTCTCAATGGGAAAAAGCTGCAATTGTTGGCGCCGTTAGATCGAGACGAAAACAGTCTCTCGCATATTGTTTTTCAG TTAATTTGCACAATTAAATCGACTCACAAGAAACGAACTGTACCAGTAATTGTAAGACTGAGTGATATTAACGATAATGCACCAGAATTCGTCAACACGCCGTACGAGACGAGTATATCGGAG CTCACACCTGTGGGTACCACAATCTTCCAAGACATTTTAGCCAAAGATAAAGACGCCGGCGTCAATGGTTTAGTCGAGTATTCGATCGTAAAAGGCGAGAATTTAGCGCACGAGGACGACGATCGAATCCACAGCGAAGATGGCTTCGGGTACTTTGCCATCAATTTACCACATCAGGGTCAAGTTACGGTTAATAGAACTCTAGACTTTGAGAAGACGCAGAGATATTACGTCACCGTCGTGGCGACG GACCGGGCGCACGATGACACACAACGACTTTCGTCAACAACGACACTCGTAGTCAATATTAAAGATGACGATGATCAGAACCCTTCTTTCATATACAAAGGGTGCATGCTTTTGGATGGTACCTGCATCAATCCTGAATATTCAGCTTCG gtTTCAAGTGGGGTTCTTCACGGAATACTTAATATTTCACCCGAAAAAATCCAAGCGGTGGACATGGATACGATCAATTCGCCCATTCACTACTCGTTTGTGAGTGGTACTCCTGAATCGTACTCTGAGTACTTTCAAATTGATTCGGAAACGGGTGCCGTGAGGCAAATCAAAGCCGTGGACACTTCAACCACCAAACAATTCAACATCATAATCAAG GCACAAGAAATATCCGAAGCAAAACGTTCAACAACAGCGAAACTTTTCATTACTGTTAAACCAGTCGATGCAAATCCTCCTGAAATAGAATTGTCATCAACCGAAGGCTATGTCAACGAAAATTCCCCAATTGGGGAAAAAGTACTCGACTCTGAAGGGGTACCACTTCTCATATCAGTGACTGATAAGGATTTT GGCCCAAATGACCCCAAACCCTCTTACACGTTCGAACTAACGACCCCTTTTTTCACAATTGATAAAATGGGGTACTTGCTAGTCAACGAAAACAATTTAGACCGTGATCCTCCAAACCCTGGCCGTTTTAAATTCCAGATTGTTGCACGTGAAAAAGGTGGTACCGCTGCAAGTGCCCCCATGTCTGTGACCGTTCACTTGAACGATGTCAATGATAACGCCCCCATGTTGCCTATTATAGCCCCAGTGGGGGTTCCCGCCGGGGATGTGAAACGCCAAGTCGCCACAATCAAAGCTACAGATAATGATGAAGGCGATAACGCATTAGTTACATACTCAATTTATCACGTCTCGAATAATGGAAATAACAAGTTCCGGATTGACCCCAATACGGGGGTACTTGAGACGGTGGGGAAATTAAATGCAGGGGATCAGTACAGTTTGACTGTTCAAGCCACTGATAAAGGAGGGCTTTATTCACAAGCCATCGTTGAAGTGACCATAAGTCCAGGACCTAATACACAAAGTCCCATTTTTGAACAGTCGGTTTACGAAATTGAGGTCAGCGAAGGGGCTACGATTAACTCGACTGTGGCCACAATTACG GCCATGGACCCCGAAAACGACCCTGTGACCTACTCCATAGTCTCAGGAAACGATCTGAGACAATTTTCAATTGGTGCCAAATCAGGTGTGATCACAGTTATCCGAAAATTGGATCGTGAGGACTTGACTAGATACAAACTT ATTATTAAGGCTGAAGATGCGGGTAAATTATCATCAACAGCTACTGTTAATATCAAGGTGACTGATATAAATGACAAGAATCCCGAATTTGTGGGCGATCCGTACAATTTTTCGGTGAAAGAAGGGCTAAATAGTACCTCGGTAGGGTTTGTAAAGGCTACGGATGCCGATGAGGGTATTAATGCCCTTGTTACGTACTCTATTCCCTCTGGTTTGCCCTTTGATATTGATAACGAGACCGGCGAGATAAGGACTAACCGAGCCCTGGATTACGAAACACAAAAG AACTACCAGTTTGTGGTGACGGCCAAAGATGGCGCCCCTGACCCACGTCTAGCCACCGCCACTGTCTCCATCTCCGTCATAGACATTGAAGACGAACTTccaattttcacaaaatcgTTATACACAGCGTCAGTACCCGAAAACATTCCCGATTATTTCATCACCGACGTTAAG GCTGAAGACCCCGacactataaaaaaaatcacctatGTCATCCATCAAGGTCCAACTGACCTTTTCCGTATTGACGAAAACAGTGGTGCTGTTTATACAATACGTGGTTTGGACTACGAGAAAGACAGTCAACATGTCCTTACCATTGGTACTCTCGAAAATATGTCGAATGAGGAAGGTAGTACCACCAAAGTGATTATCAATGTCGAGGACAGGAATGATATACCGCCGGTTTTTACCATCATACCGCACCCAATCACTCTTGATGATGACGTGGCGATTGGTACTCCTGTCACTAATTTAGTGGCGACGGACTCCGATGGTACCGCACCCGGGAATAAGGTTCGGTACGAGATTATAGGACGTGGCAAGGCCACCAAGTACTTCCAAATTGACTCTGATACAGGAATTTTAAAAGTAACCAACGATCTCAAGAAAGAAATTGATACGGAATATCAG GTGGACGTCCGTGCCTATGATTTAGGGGAACCACAATTATCATCAGTTATCACTTTGGATATTTACATCCAACATGTGGCAACGGTCGCTCCTGAAGTTGGTTTGAAATTTGCCGATACGTCGTACCATGTGCAAGTACCCGAAAATGCGACAAGTGGTACCAAAGTTAAAACACTGACCATTGTTAATAGTCGCACCCATGGTGGCAATATCCCACTCAAGTGTCTCATTATTTCGGGAAATGAGCAAA GGAAATTCATTGTCAATGTGACCGAAGACAGGAATTGCGCCCTTTATTTGAATGGTACCATCGATTTTGAAACAGACGAGTCGTACCAACTTGAAGTCCAAATCATGTCACTCCAAGGGTTCATTAATAAGGAGTTCAGTATCACTCTAGTGACCATTAATGTGGTCGATGTTAATGACAATGTCCCTTATTTCATTTTCCCCTCTGGTGGTACCCACAAGTACCACGCCGCTATCACTGACAATTCTCCTCTTTCGACAACAGTAACGCAAATCAAGGCTGACGATAAAGACAGTGGAAAGTACGGAAAGTTGGAGTTTTCGCTCGACAAAACCGAGTACTTCACTATAGATTCAAGTACCGGCATTGTCAAGACCAGGAAGACTTTTGACGATGTTGATAATAGTGAATTACCATTTAAATTGATTGTCAAAACACGTGATAACCCGAACGCCACTGAATACAACGAAATCAAAGCACCctttattgttaatttgatAACAAAAGACAATCGCTTGGTACTAGTGATCGGAGACGCTAAACCTGACATAGTCCAGAAAAAACTACCCTTGATTATCGACATAATGCAAGAACAGACGGGTTTAATAGTTGGGGTGGAAAAACTGGCCACGAGAGAGTTTATTGGTACCAATGGTACTCTCGAGACTGATCCTTCAGGTACCGACGTTTGGTTCTATGTCATTGATCCAACTACCGAAAAAATTCTCCCACGGAATAGTACTCTAGTCAAACGCGCGATTTTCGACAAACAAGCCATGGATAACATAACGTTTGATATAACAGGCCAGATCCAGAACACTGCCTTCCACATACACGAACCTTTggtactacaaaaaattaaaagtgccTCCATAGCTTCCTTCAACGGTGAGGTGTTTCCGTACGCTTTGATCATCATCGCGTGCATTATTTTCGTCCTTGGAATCGTTgggattatttatatttgcgtGTCTTGGTCGAGGTACAAGTCCTACAAAGACCAAATGCAAAGACAGTATGTAGTACCAGCAAGTCCCACAAGGTACGACACTGTTTATGTTGAGCCGAACTTGAAAGAGTACGAAACACAAGTGTTACAAATGTGCGTTCCTGTGGACGAACAAGACGACTACAACGACCTGCACCTCGATTTTAGTAACAAGAACCACGCCTTCAGTCTTGACAATGTAAGTTATATCAGTAAGgacaataatttgaagaagTACGGGGGGCAAAGTCCGGTCAGTAGCGAGTCTGCGACCACTGTGAGGGCGTCCAGTGTGGGAGAAGGGCACGTGTTGAAGTATAG GTCGGACGATGACGAAATGAACGCCAGTCCGAGTAATGACAATGTGATGTTTAAAGAGAAGAAGGACTACTCGCATTTGGGGTTCTCGTACGACCATTCGCCGGTTGAGACGACCACCGAGTTGTAG
- the LOC107398838 gene encoding uncharacterized protein LOC107398838, producing the protein MIKLTTKEFFALLWSLSKFFGMTPVYIKRKKLIFTKLSIFCCLTWLTICVTSLLMFYNQMSNTISHDFVKMKSIRVVLAIHSAGMFVLMVLIIVFVFINWAKVRHQVTQLVLIDSELKKHYQIHNETKLILVLALELVVFNILSGVYMAAIKPNNRVVFFVIITLPRIVVSHMFVIFTTIVVVLYQNFKIVNSMVTSDPSRIRHVLLLHKSLTRIGTTINSLFSLQLLVFITINFVVLLGDLYVTLYIILTNNQAKYCTTLIGLIKNCVIVIFELYYLSHVCQNVSTEANRTKFILVSTRIDISDEKKRNLVIGNILRLMHRRFEITALRLFTIDNKLLFGIFGSVASYLFIVLQLEVVPT; encoded by the exons atgataaaGCTAACAaccaaagaattttttgctctaCTATGGTCcctatcaaaatttttcggcATGACCCCGGTCTACATCAAgcgaaaaaaactaattttcactaaattatcaatattttgttgtttgaCATGGCTCACAATTTGTGTCACAAGTCTACTGATGTTCTACAACCAAATGTCAAACACCATCAGTCatgattttgtcaaaatgaaGTCAATTCGAGTGGTTTTAGCCATTCATTCCGCCggaatgtttgttttaatggTTTTGATAATAGTTTTCGTGTTCATAAATTGGGCGAAAGTACGTCATCAGGTCACACAGCTGGTACTAATTGATtccgaattaaaaaaacactatcaAATTCACAACGAAACCAAATTGATATTGGTACTAGCGCTCGAATTGGTCGTTTTCAACATTTTGAGTGGGGTTTACATGGCGGCGATTAAACCTAACAATCGGGTGGTTTTTTTCGTTATTATAACCCTTCCTAGGATTGTAGTCAGCCAtatgtttgtgatttttacTACCATTGTGGTAGTACtatatcaaaatttcaaaattgttaatagtaTGGTCACAAGTGACCCAAGTCGTATCAGACATGTGTTACTACTACATAAAAGCTTGACTAGGATTGGTACCACTATCAATTCGTTGTTTTCACTTCAGTTGTTGGTTTTtatcacaattaattttgtggtACTTTTGGGCGATTTGTACGTCACTTTGTACATAATTCTGACAAACAATCAGGCAAAGTATTGTACGACTTTGATTGGACTTATCAAAAACTGTGTCATTGTGATATTCGAACTGTACTACTTATCACACGTTTGTCAGAATGTTAGTACCGAG GCAAATCGAACCAAATTCATACTTGTGAGTACGAGAATTGATATCAGTGATGAAAAGAAAAGGAATTTG gtaaTTGGGAACATTTTGCGCTTGATGCACCGCCGTTTCGAGATCACAGCACTCAGATTGTTTACGATTGATAACAAGTTGTTGTTTGGG ATTTTTGGGTCCGTTGCGTCTTATCTCTTCATTGTGCTGCAGTTGGAGGTAGTGCCAACATAA
- the LOC135266743 gene encoding putative gustatory receptor 28b — MNTFKIFRPIKILAEIFGLSPMTQKLTLSPLKVLQTVILGTTCIYLTSLYIWFILTQMTFSGVTSPTIMKFVLSFRTGSFTFLMVVAVLSSGTTFKLVAKTLENMTKIDKDLTELGQKKYLEKRNRHIFRTSVLLIFVMHLMFDTLGGLYSTWSKKSKQVEYFLIHWYPRMLISTKLLAHFLILTVLKARFEAINNIIDSIRQNSQTRNQAVPTGTIKTLVQMHSNLVTTSEEVCDSFSIFGLVWISLIFVVLIGDAYAVLNSVLFQNVYKPLPIVLSKYQKIIVVPLVILQAKVTKTVLLGVKIDICNEEERNSVVASVLQLMENKIEITACRLFNIDNALLFAICGSAFSYLFIMLQFDLNNKKNQSLGNGTTA, encoded by the exons ATGAAcacgtttaaaattttccgtCCGATTAAAATATTGGCCGAAATTTTCGGCCTAAGCCCTATGACCCAAAAACTAACCCTATCCCCCCTCAAAGTACTCCAAACTGTGATTTTGGGTACCACTTGCATCTATCTAACTTCCCTCTACATTTGGTTCATCCTCACCCAAATGACCTTCAGTGGTGTAACATCCCCTACTATCATGAAATTTGTGCTATCGTTCCGAACAGGTTCCTTCACATTTTTAATGGTCGTGGCAGTACTTTCTAGTGGTACCACCTTCAAACTGGTGGCAAAGACGCTCGAAAACATGACCAAAATCGATAAAGACTTAACAGAATTGGGCCAAAAAAAGTACCTTGAGAAGCGCAACCGACATATATTTCGTACCTCGGTACTACTCATATTTGTAATGCACCTAATGTTTGATACTTTGGGCGGATTGTATAGCACTTGGAgcaaaaaatcgaaacaaGTTGAGTACTTTTTGATACATTGGTACCCTCGCATGCTCATTAGTACCAAATTATTGGcacattttttgatattaacGGTACTTAAGGCCCGCTTTGAAGCCATTAACAATATTATTGATAGCATAAGACAAAATTCGCAAACACGAAACCAAGCAGTACCAACTGGTACCATCAAAACTTTGGTCCAAATGCATTCAAATCTAGTCACAACTTCCGAAGAGGTGTGTGAtagtttttcgatttttggTCTAGTTTGGAtcagtttgatttttgtgGTACTTATTGGAGACGCATATGCGGTACTAAACTCGGTACTATTCCAAAATGTGTACAAACCATTGCCCATTGTGTTGA GTAAgtaccaaaaaataatagtggTACCACTGGTTATTTTGCAggcaaaagtcacaaaaaccGTTCTTTTGGGCGTTAAAATCGATATTTGCAACGAAGAGGAGCGAAATTCG gTCGTAGCGTCGGTACTACAACTAATGGAAAACAAAATAGAGATAACAGCGTGtcgtttatttaatattgATAACGCGTTGCTTTTTGCG ATTTGCGGCTCTGCCTTCTCTTATCTCTTCATCATGCTCCAGTTTGACCtcaataataagaaaaatcaaagtttagGCAATGGTACCACCGCCTAA